A part of Paenibacillus sp. 481 genomic DNA contains:
- a CDS encoding class I SAM-dependent methyltransferase, whose protein sequence is MNMTMQEQLKINKQSWDESAERFFGRTALPEYGPHAPTEEKLQLFDPLAGKKVLEVGCGSGHSLLYMLNHGVDEAVGLDLSKVQIETARRVVGDSVKVKLYESPMEENPGLVENDFDIAYSIFALGWTLDLHQTLSNVYSYIKPGGSFIFSWEHPLHGLMDYKEGVIYFSESYWEETRNLHKAWAPRPAVYQHRKLSTYLNELIRVGFTIEQVIEDVEIQERERGGNPSSWYSEFKAGYLPATMIVKCRK, encoded by the coding sequence ATGAATATGACCATGCAAGAGCAGTTAAAGATCAATAAGCAGAGCTGGGATGAGTCAGCGGAACGATTTTTTGGACGAACAGCGTTGCCGGAATATGGGCCGCATGCTCCGACGGAGGAGAAGCTGCAACTATTCGATCCTTTAGCAGGCAAAAAGGTGTTGGAGGTAGGCTGCGGGAGCGGGCACTCGTTATTGTACATGCTGAACCATGGGGTGGATGAAGCAGTTGGGTTGGATTTGTCCAAGGTTCAGATTGAAACGGCACGGCGCGTTGTAGGCGATAGTGTCAAAGTAAAGCTCTATGAATCGCCGATGGAAGAGAATCCAGGTTTGGTAGAGAACGATTTTGATATTGCGTATTCGATTTTCGCGCTGGGCTGGACGTTGGATTTGCATCAAACGTTGTCGAACGTCTACAGCTATATAAAACCGGGCGGTTCATTTATTTTTAGTTGGGAGCATCCTCTACATGGTCTAATGGATTACAAGGAGGGTGTTATTTATTTTAGTGAGTCCTATTGGGAAGAAACACGAAATTTACATAAAGCTTGGGCACCGCGTCCTGCTGTGTATCAGCATAGAAAGCTTAGTACGTATTTGAATGAGTTAATTCGGGTTGGGTTTACGATTGAACAAGTCATTGAAGATGTAGAAATTCAGGAACGCGAGCGTGGGGGGAATCCTAGTTCGTGGTATTCGGAGTTCAAGGCAGGCTATTTGCCAGCGACGATGATTGTGAAATGTAGGAAGTAG
- a CDS encoding GNAT family N-acetyltransferase: MNFTKVFKAFPVIEGQKIRLRPLRLEDAPELLAYYSNENVYRYLDWNGPETLEKSYEIIKDWNKGYMDGWIIRFAIADKATDELIGTIFLSEFEGARAEIGYELSEAYWRRGMMSEAIREVLGLGFNQLGLVRIQALVSDENTASAEMLKRFNFKAEGCLRKYECHGVTGECRDMWVYSLLNTEFEN, from the coding sequence ATGAATTTTACAAAAGTGTTTAAAGCGTTTCCAGTCATCGAAGGTCAGAAAATACGATTAAGACCATTAAGATTGGAAGATGCTCCGGAGTTGCTTGCATATTATTCGAATGAAAATGTATATCGTTATTTGGATTGGAATGGACCTGAAACGTTAGAGAAGAGTTATGAAATCATAAAAGATTGGAATAAAGGTTATATGGACGGCTGGATAATTCGATTTGCCATTGCTGACAAAGCGACGGATGAATTGATTGGAACGATATTTTTGAGTGAGTTTGAAGGGGCGAGGGCTGAAATCGGGTATGAATTATCCGAAGCGTATTGGCGTCGTGGAATGATGTCGGAAGCGATACGTGAAGTATTAGGGTTAGGATTTAATCAGTTAGGTTTAGTACGTATTCAGGCTTTGGTGAGTGATGAAAATACGGCTTCTGCGGAGATGTTAAAAAGATTCAATTTCAAAGCAGAAGGCTGTTTAAGGAAGTATGAGTGTCATGGTGTTACTGGGGAGTGCAGGGATATGTGGGTGTATAGTTTGTTGAACACAGAGTTTGAGAATTAA
- a CDS encoding collagen-like protein has translation MSQSNIPNITPQISITRDNAINLLLSSIALEELGLSHILNAEGEKLQYVLGTLPGVTPPVVTISDILEMNASVRSTLSEITKKEFILSNKLDSILTTPISVGPTGATGAAGATGPTGVLPAVLFSVSGPSGTAPMGVGDVLSFNTSTLEIEVTPGSANVRIDLLSTPTGPTGITGATGATGATGATGDTGGTGVTGATGATGVTGATGVTGATGATGVTGATGATGATGVTGATGDTGVTGATGVTGATGGTGATGATGATGATGATGATGVTGATGDTGATGATGAGATGDTGATGATGATGATGATGATGVTGATGDTGATGAGATGATGATGATGVTGATGDTGATGAGATGDTGATGATGATGAGATGDTGATGATGATGVTGATGATGATGATGVTGATGDTGVTGATGATGATGATGATGVTGATGDTGATGAGATGATGATGATGVTGATGDTGATGSGATGATGATGATGGTGVTGATGDTGATGSGATGATGATGATGGTGVTGATGDTGATGSGATGATGATGATGGTGVTGATGAGVTGETGATGTTGATGPSGGATGATGATGATGATGATGDTGATGGTGATGATGATGATSATGATGATGATGDTGATGATGVTGDTGATGATGATGATGTTGATGATGATGATGATGATGATSATGATGATGATGATGATGATGATGATGVTGATGATGATGATGATGATGATGATGATGATGATGATGATGATGATGATGPEFGTNGFSALITALSLSASSTLTNWSTASPYFSSPNFNAATGIFTVPVTGRYAMKATVNYSTTAAISVSLGAGVEPAFVIQRLTPVSTSLINSQFPILNVNVALVLTLRAILGSGSVVLAGDVTLNAGDTVALQYVANGLTIALSLGGDNNQGIVWSVFQIA, from the coding sequence ATGTCACAATCTAACATACCTAATATTACGCCTCAGATCAGCATAACAAGGGATAACGCGATCAATTTGTTGCTCTCTTCCATCGCACTTGAAGAACTAGGACTTAGCCATATCTTAAATGCGGAAGGGGAAAAGCTACAATACGTCCTTGGTACGTTGCCTGGCGTAACACCACCAGTAGTTACCATTAGTGATATTTTAGAGATGAATGCAAGTGTTCGTAGTACGTTAAGCGAAATTACGAAGAAGGAGTTTATTCTAAGTAATAAACTAGACTCTATCTTAACGACCCCGATTTCTGTGGGACCGACTGGTGCTACGGGTGCTGCTGGGGCAACTGGTCCAACTGGCGTCTTGCCAGCGGTGTTGTTCTCGGTGAGCGGGCCTTCGGGAACTGCCCCGATGGGGGTAGGCGATGTTCTTTCGTTTAATACAAGTACTTTGGAAATTGAAGTCACGCCAGGTTCAGCTAACGTTAGAATTGATCTATTAAGCACGCCTACGGGGCCAACCGGAATTACCGGCGCGACTGGTGCAACCGGAGCTACGGGGGCTACGGGCGATACGGGTGGCACGGGCGTTACGGGGGCTACTGGTGCTACGGGCGTTACCGGTGCTACGGGCGTTACGGGGGCTACCGGCGCGACGGGCGTTACCGGAGCTACTGGCGCTACCGGCGCGACGGGCGTTACCGGAGCTACTGGCGACACGGGCGTTACCGGCGCTACGGGAGTTACCGGAGCTACTGGCGGCACGGGCGCTACCGGAGCTACTGGCGCTACCGGCGCTACCGGCGCGACGGGCGCTACGGGCGTTACCGGAGCTACTGGCGACACGGGCGCTACGGGGGCCACCGGCGCTGGGGCTACTGGTGACACGGGCGCTACGGGGGCCACCGGCGCTACGGGGGCCACGGGCGCTACCGGCGCTACCGGCGTTACCGGAGCTACTGGCGACACGGGCGCTACCGGCGCTGGGGCTACGGGTGCCACAGGCGCTACCGGTGCTACGGGCGTTACTGGCGCTACTGGCGACACGGGCGCTACCGGCGCTGGGGCTACTGGCGACACGGGCGCTACGGGGGCCACCGGCGCTACCGGCGCTGGGGCTACTGGCGACACGGGCGCTACGGGGGCCACCGGCGCTACGGGCGTTACGGGCGCTACCGGCGCTACGGGGGCCACCGGCGCTACGGGCGTTACCGGAGCTACTGGCGACACGGGCGTTACCGGAGCTACTGGCGCTACGGGGGCCACGGGCGCTACCGGCGCTACCGGCGTTACCGGAGCTACTGGCGACACGGGCGCTACCGGCGCTGGGGCTACGGGTGCCACAGGCGCTACCGGTGCTACGGGCGTTACTGGCGCTACTGGCGACACGGGCGCTACCGGCTCTGGAGCTACTGGCGCTACGGGGGCCACCGGCGCGACGGGCGGCACGGGCGTTACCGGCGCTACTGGCGACACGGGCGCTACCGGCTCTGGAGCTACTGGCGCTACGGGGGCCACCGGCGCGACGGGCGGCACGGGCGTTACCGGCGCTACTGGCGACACGGGCGCTACCGGCTCTGGAGCTACTGGCGCTACGGGGGCCACCGGCGCGACGGGCGGCACGGGCGTTACGGGGGCTACTGGCGCTGGTGTTACCGGCGAAACTGGAGCTACAGGCACTACAGGGGCTACAGGACCATCGGGCGGCGCTACTGGGGCGACTGGTGCTACCGGTGCCACGGGCGCTACTGGTGCGACTGGCGACACTGGCGCTACGGGCGGCACGGGTGCTACTGGTGCCACGGGCGCGACTGGCGCTACTAGTGCTACTGGTGCCACGGGCGCTACTGGTGCGACTGGCGACACTGGCGCTACGGGTGCCACCGGGGTCACGGGCGACACAGGCGCGACTGGTGCCACGGGCGCTACCGGCGCTACCGGCACTACTGGCGCTACTGGTGCCACGGGCGCGACTGGTGCTACCGGCGCGACTGGCGCGACTGGCGCTACTAGTGCTACTGGTGCCACGGGCGCTACCGGCGCTACCGGCGCAACAGGCGCTACCGGTGCTACCGGCGCGACTGGCGCTACCGGCGTGACTGGTGCCACGGGCGCTACCGGCGCAACAGGCGCGACTGGTGCTACCGGCGCAACAGGCGCTACCGGCGCGACTGGTGCGACTGGTGCCACGGGCGCGACTGGCGCTACCGGAGCTACTGGTGCCACGGGCGCTACGGGCGCTACAGGACCAGAATTCGGAACAAATGGATTCTCGGCGCTCATCACCGCACTATCCTTAAGCGCCAGTTCCACACTGACAAACTGGTCTACAGCAAGCCCTTACTTCAGCAGCCCGAACTTCAACGCAGCAACAGGAATATTCACCGTGCCAGTTACGGGCAGATACGCCATGAAAGCCACGGTAAACTATTCGACAACAGCTGCAATCTCGGTTTCACTTGGTGCAGGTGTAGAACCTGCTTTCGTTATTCAGCGTCTGACCCCTGTTTCAACCTCACTTATTAATAGCCAATTCCCAATCTTGAACGTAAACGTCGCACTCGTCCTCACACTAAGAGCTATATTAGGAAGTGGTTCGGTTGTATTAGCTGGTGACGTTACATTAAATGCCGGCGACACAGTAGCCCTTCAATATGTCGCCAATGGACTAACCATTGCTCTAAGTCTAGGAGGAGACAACAACCAAGGTATCGTCTGGTCCGTCTTCCAGATTGCATAA
- a CDS encoding collagen-like protein: MSQSNVPNITPQITVTRDDAITLLLSSIALEEIGLSHIINAEGEKLQFILGTLPGVSAPPATLSDILNVNQSVRDTIRELTKKEFILESKLNSILNTPISVGPTGPAGPTGPSGDPPGSTGITGPVGPAGATGPQGVPGPAGAQGLVGPQGPAGPVGLQGVAGPAGVQGDPGPAGAQGAQGATGPAGAAGVTGATGADAAGATGATGDVGPTGPTGATGDVGPTGPTGATGATGDVGPTGPTGVTGATGADAAGATGATGDIGPTGPTGVTGATGADAAGATGATGDAGLTGPTGVTGATGAGATGVTGATGDVGPTGPTGVMGATGAGATGVTGATGDVGPTGPTGVTGATGAGATGATGATGDVGPTGPTGVTGATGAGATGATGATGDIGPTGPTGVTGATGAGATGATGATGDVGPTGATGLTGVTGVTGPTPSGVTINNGRFATTTVAQVNPALGAVSWDTNYTLNGDQITHVPGSTDITLTPGSYWVLYLCNAIPAVTPGNVVYILTLNGAGIEGSGTGATGQILISQFTGGAVFDVVTNPSVLQLMNAGSDTVNTLNTAINIIKLS, translated from the coding sequence ATGTCTCAATCCAACGTTCCAAATATTACGCCGCAGATCACCGTGACGCGTGATGATGCGATTACGTTATTGCTCTCATCCATCGCACTTGAAGAAATCGGTCTCAGTCACATTATTAATGCCGAAGGCGAGAAGCTACAGTTCATACTTGGTACGTTGCCAGGTGTATCTGCACCGCCAGCCACACTAAGTGACATTCTTAACGTAAATCAAAGCGTTCGGGATACGATTCGTGAATTGACGAAGAAGGAGTTTATTCTTGAGAGCAAGTTGAATAGTATCTTGAATACACCGATTTCGGTTGGGCCGACTGGACCAGCAGGCCCGACAGGACCATCTGGCGATCCTCCAGGATCGACGGGCATCACTGGACCAGTGGGTCCAGCGGGAGCAACAGGTCCTCAAGGCGTACCAGGCCCAGCGGGAGCTCAAGGTTTGGTAGGCCCGCAAGGCCCAGCAGGCCCAGTAGGTCTGCAAGGTGTAGCAGGGCCGGCGGGAGTCCAAGGTGACCCAGGTCCAGCAGGAGCTCAAGGTGCGCAAGGAGCTACTGGTCCAGCGGGAGCAGCAGGAGTGACGGGAGCCACGGGTGCTGATGCTGCAGGGGCCACCGGAGCGACGGGAGATGTCGGTCCAACGGGTCCAACAGGAGCGACGGGAGATGTCGGTCCAACGGGCCCAACAGGAGCGACGGGAGCGACGGGAGATGTCGGTCCAACGGGTCCAACAGGAGTGACGGGAGCCACGGGTGCTGATGCTGCAGGAGCGACCGGAGCGACGGGAGATATCGGTCCAACGGGCCCAACAGGAGTGACGGGAGCCACGGGTGCTGATGCTGCAGGAGCGACCGGAGCGACGGGAGATGCCGGTCTAACGGGTCCAACAGGAGTGACGGGAGCCACAGGTGCAGGAGCAACAGGAGTTACCGGAGCGACGGGAGATGTCGGCCCAACGGGTCCAACAGGAGTGATGGGAGCCACAGGTGCAGGAGCAACAGGAGTTACCGGAGCGACGGGAGATGTCGGCCCAACGGGTCCAACAGGAGTGACGGGAGCCACAGGTGCAGGAGCAACAGGAGCAACCGGAGCGACGGGAGATGTCGGCCCAACAGGTCCAACAGGAGTGACGGGAGCCACAGGTGCAGGAGCAACAGGGGCCACCGGAGCGACGGGAGATATCGGCCCAACAGGTCCAACAGGAGTGACGGGAGCCACAGGTGCAGGAGCAACAGGAGCCACCGGAGCGACGGGAGATGTCGGTCCAACGGGAGCTACCGGTTTAACAGGCGTCACCGGTGTGACAGGTCCTACACCTAGTGGAGTCACGATAAATAATGGACGATTTGCAACTACTACAGTAGCTCAAGTAAACCCAGCACTAGGTGCAGTCTCATGGGATACAAATTATACACTTAATGGTGACCAAATTACCCATGTGCCAGGATCAACAGACATTACTCTTACTCCAGGGTCTTATTGGGTGTTGTATTTATGTAATGCAATACCAGCCGTGACACCCGGCAACGTCGTATATATATTGACTCTTAATGGGGCTGGAATTGAAGGTTCAGGGACAGGGGCTACTGGACAAATTCTGATTAGCCAATTCACGGGGGGAGCCGTTTTCGACGTCGTAACGAATCCAAGTGTATTACAATTAATGAATGCTGGTTCAGACACCGTCAACACGCTTAATACAGCTATCAATATAATAAAGTTGTCGTAA
- a CDS encoding MBL fold metallo-hydrolase, whose amino-acid sequence MKDTNLSLIRGNSYMFEGDLTVGVYFNDTNRSAVLIDSGANKDVAKRIEQSIKQKDYQITSIIVTHGHQAQLGGVSYFKQKYKGLKVYATSWTTQFIEKRALEDWLSGHIPCITKETEHNQSPDLITDIVPYTDHTLVIDQVSFAVVPLPGHFPGMVGLITPDQVFYCGDAIFGKKTLNKQKLLYYTDIKGAKASLRKIGKRKTNGYVLSHGGVYTEVTDLIQQHLQLIDETSTFILGLVREQPMTLESIVQQVMKKYQLQNKSAHFTLANSIVRSYLTELSDNSKLRATVNDGRLHYYARSSAALI is encoded by the coding sequence ATGAAAGATACCAATTTATCACTGATACGCGGGAATAGTTACATGTTTGAAGGCGATTTGACGGTGGGCGTTTATTTCAATGACACTAATCGTTCGGCTGTGCTCATTGATAGTGGGGCGAACAAGGATGTTGCGAAACGAATCGAGCAATCTATCAAGCAAAAAGACTATCAGATTACGTCGATTATCGTCACGCACGGTCATCAGGCTCAACTTGGAGGAGTCAGCTATTTTAAGCAAAAATACAAAGGTTTGAAAGTATACGCCACTTCATGGACTACCCAATTTATTGAGAAACGTGCGTTGGAGGATTGGTTGTCGGGGCACATCCCCTGTATAACGAAGGAAACGGAGCACAATCAATCCCCCGATTTGATTACCGATATTGTCCCATATACGGATCATACGTTGGTCATCGATCAAGTTTCTTTCGCTGTGGTACCACTTCCAGGACACTTTCCAGGCATGGTAGGACTTATTACACCCGATCAAGTATTTTACTGCGGTGATGCTATTTTTGGAAAAAAGACTTTAAACAAGCAAAAGCTTCTGTACTATACCGATATTAAAGGTGCTAAAGCTTCCTTAAGGAAAATTGGAAAAAGAAAAACGAATGGCTATGTACTATCACATGGTGGTGTATATACGGAAGTTACTGATTTGATTCAACAGCACTTGCAACTCATTGATGAAACGTCCACCTTTATACTAGGACTTGTACGGGAGCAGCCGATGACGCTAGAAAGTATTGTTCAGCAAGTGATGAAAAAATATCAACTGCAAAATAAGTCGGCGCACTTTACTTTGGCGAACTCGATTGTCAGGTCTTATTTGACAGAGTTAAGTGATAACTCGAAATTACGAGCCACGGTTAATGACGGTCGATTACATTACTATGCTCGTTCCTCAGCGGCTTTGATTTAG
- a CDS encoding collagen-like protein, whose protein sequence is MSQANIPNITPNITLTRDDSINLLLSSIALEELGLAHIINAEAEKIQYIVGTIPGLSTPASLSDLLLVDASVKSILQESIKKEILLNSKLETIVSVIPGSTGTGGVGPTGPPGPTGATGVGGTGLTGATGATGVGVTGPPGPTGATGVGGTGLTGATGATGATGVGVTGPTGPTGATGVGVTGPTGTTGATGSSGVTVTSSSAKVLSFIQQTVAPGDPYVFDANIVINGTDITHVVGTPNVILSPNQTYLIISYLEGFQMPSEGIGYALRLDGTTLLGSHVGNGGAVGVETQLSGSYILTTGAGLNVLQMYNDRASDTTSASDGVPGASLTIVRLL, encoded by the coding sequence ATGTCACAAGCTAATATTCCCAATATCACTCCGAATATAACTTTAACTAGAGATGATTCCATTAATTTATTATTGTCTTCGATCGCTTTGGAGGAATTGGGTTTAGCGCACATCATCAATGCCGAAGCAGAAAAAATACAGTACATTGTGGGTACGATTCCAGGATTGTCTACACCAGCATCATTAAGTGACTTACTGCTAGTAGATGCGAGCGTGAAGTCTATTTTGCAGGAATCTATCAAGAAAGAGATTTTGCTCAATAGCAAATTAGAAACGATAGTGTCTGTCATTCCGGGTAGCACGGGAACGGGTGGTGTCGGCCCAACAGGTCCACCAGGTCCGACAGGAGCAACGGGAGTTGGGGGTACAGGTCTGACAGGAGCGACAGGAGCAACGGGAGTCGGGGTTACAGGTCCGCCAGGTCCGACAGGAGCAACGGGAGTTGGGGGTACAGGTCTGACAGGAGCGACAGGAGCGACAGGAGCAACGGGAGTTGGGGTTACAGGCCCGACAGGCCCGACAGGAGCAACGGGAGTTGGAGTTACAGGTCCAACGGGCACCACGGGGGCTACAGGCAGTTCGGGTGTAACCGTGACTTCAAGTAGTGCCAAAGTACTGAGCTTTATTCAACAAACGGTAGCGCCCGGCGATCCTTATGTATTCGATGCCAATATTGTGATAAATGGTACCGATATTACACATGTTGTCGGTACACCAAATGTGATCCTATCTCCGAATCAGACGTATTTGATTATTAGTTATTTAGAAGGATTCCAAATGCCATCTGAAGGCATTGGTTATGCACTCCGTCTAGACGGCACGACTCTGCTAGGCAGTCATGTTGGTAATGGCGGGGCGGTTGGCGTGGAAACCCAATTATCAGGCAGCTATATTTTGACGACTGGTGCTGGATTAAATGTGCTACAAATGTACAACGATCGTGCATCTGATACGACATCGGCATCAGATGGCGTTCCGGGCGCATCTCTTACCATTGTGAGACTGTTATAA
- a CDS encoding VOC family protein encodes MIYEMTVQVRVTDINEGQIWYQTLLNKEPDDVPHAGFAEWELVPGCWLQVAEGVPSAGSGPIRLGVIDIEAERDRLQKELNVESFEIHSRAEVPVKWATFTDPWGNRLGLFEYLSDTEKNERVQTVLSKTSCSDIGG; translated from the coding sequence TTGATCTATGAAATGACGGTTCAAGTTCGTGTTACAGATATAAATGAAGGCCAAATATGGTATCAAACCTTGCTCAATAAGGAACCAGACGACGTACCGCATGCAGGATTTGCGGAATGGGAGCTTGTACCTGGATGTTGGTTGCAAGTAGCAGAAGGAGTGCCAAGTGCAGGGAGCGGGCCCATTCGTTTAGGAGTTATCGATATTGAAGCTGAAAGAGATAGACTTCAAAAGGAACTAAATGTGGAGAGCTTCGAAATTCATTCGCGAGCAGAAGTTCCAGTAAAGTGGGCAACTTTTACTGATCCTTGGGGAAATCGTCTTGGTCTTTTTGAATATTTGAGTGATACGGAGAAGAATGAGCGGGTGCAAACGGTTTTAAGCAAGACGTCATGTAGTGACATAGGAGGATAG
- a CDS encoding YheC/YheD family endospore coat-associated protein: MIVAGQKIGLDVCLFTAQDVDYHRDKINAIIYLPTSQKWAREWVSLPDIIFDRCRSQQPVQQLQVKRFRYIYEHLVYLNHPLRNKWTLHNVLSENPEFRTCLPDTMLFTRACDINRMIKKSGMIYIKPVNGTGGRGILRIEQKKDHPAFLFVEGRDRNRRIIKPQYVKFNRLGRYMYTWVRRESFIVQQGIHLKMPNGRVHDYRMLVQKNEYGVWTLTGTVGRVGARRSVTSNLHGGGHAVPMRTLLQQWIGHRQPIHRVQYNMENTGIGIAKFLERKYGSLCELALDWAVDKNGRHWLLEVNSKPSREVFHSIGDESTYEKAITQPIHYAKWLYNKIN, from the coding sequence ATGATTGTAGCTGGTCAAAAAATTGGTTTAGACGTGTGCTTATTTACAGCGCAGGATGTAGACTACCATAGAGATAAAATAAACGCCATTATCTATCTACCTACTTCCCAGAAGTGGGCACGAGAGTGGGTTTCTCTACCAGATATTATTTTTGATAGATGTCGGAGTCAACAACCCGTCCAACAGTTACAAGTAAAGCGGTTTCGCTACATATATGAACATCTGGTATACCTCAATCATCCCCTCCGAAACAAATGGACGCTTCACAATGTGTTATCCGAGAATCCCGAATTCAGGACGTGTCTTCCGGATACTATGCTATTTACCCGAGCTTGCGATATCAATCGAATGATAAAAAAGTCAGGAATGATTTATATTAAACCGGTGAATGGAACGGGTGGACGAGGTATTCTTCGCATTGAACAAAAAAAAGACCACCCTGCCTTTTTATTTGTAGAAGGACGGGATCGGAATCGCCGCATTATTAAACCACAGTATGTCAAATTCAATCGTCTGGGAAGGTATATGTATACATGGGTAAGGCGAGAGAGTTTCATTGTACAGCAGGGCATTCATCTAAAAATGCCTAATGGAAGGGTTCACGATTATCGCATGCTCGTGCAAAAAAATGAGTATGGAGTATGGACATTAACGGGTACAGTTGGTCGCGTTGGCGCGCGAAGAAGTGTAACGTCTAATTTACACGGTGGCGGTCATGCCGTTCCAATGAGAACGTTGCTCCAGCAATGGATCGGCCATCGCCAGCCTATTCATAGGGTACAGTACAACATGGAGAATACTGGAATCGGTATAGCGAAATTTCTTGAACGCAAATATGGCTCATTATGTGAACTGGCTTTGGACTGGGCAGTCGATAAAAATGGCCGACATTGGCTGCTAGAAGTTAACTCCAAACCTTCGCGTGAAGTCTTCCACAGTATCGGTGACGAATCTACCTACGAAAAGGCGATAACACAGCCTATCCATTATGCGAAGTGGCTTTACAACAAAATCAACTAG